A window of the Hordeum vulgare subsp. vulgare chromosome 5H, MorexV3_pseudomolecules_assembly, whole genome shotgun sequence genome harbors these coding sequences:
- the LOC123396329 gene encoding pentatricopeptide repeat-containing protein At5g14770, mitochondrial-like — translation MGLTGTKRKLPFGPTPALTVTPAVEAPLPSPPMAAPPQPLQASFLCSLALALLRAGRLSAASHVASTLPAASPPAALLRRLIPALASSGLAAAAVRFRPVPGDPLSLNSILLSHCALRSLRPALALLRASESADTVSYNVVISGLTEQGRHGGLAPALLAEMCKRGVPFDAVTVNTALVALCRDGQVEGAAALAEMMVRGREIHRLDVVGWNALLDGYCKSGDMEAALTAAQRMRTQGVGVDVVGYNTLVAGLCRAGEADAARGMLETMKGDGVEPNVVTYTTFIAECCRTNAVDDAFSLYEEMVRMGVLPDVVTLSALVDGLCRAGRFSEAYALFREMEKIGAAPNHVTYCTLIDSLWKARRGSESHGLLGEVVSRGVVMDLVMYTSLMDWLGKQGKIDEVKDMFHCALSDNHTPNGVTYTVLIDALCRAGNVDGAEQMLLEMEDKSVHPNVVTFSSIINGLTKQGLLGKAADYMRKMKERGIDPNVVTYGTVMDGFFKCQEQESALDLYHEMLCEGVEVNKFIVDLLVNGLRKNGKMEEAEALFRDMNKRGMLLDHVNYTTLIDGLFKMGNMPAAFKVGQELTERNLSPDAVVYNVFVNCLCMLGKSKEAESILKEMQTTGLKPDQVTYNTMITAQCREGKTAKALKLLHEMKRSSIKPNLITYSTLIAGLFEVGSVEKAKFLLNEMASSGFSPTSLTHRKVLQACSQSGRPNMILEIHEWMVNAGLSADITVYNTLLRVLCYHGMTRKATVVLQEMSGRGIAPDTITFNALILGHFKSTHVDNAFATYDEMLRHGVSPNIATFNTLLGGLESAGRIGEADKVLNEMKRRGIEPSNLTYDILVTGHGKQSNKVEAMRLYCEMVAKGFLPKVSTYNALIGDFVKVGMMSQAKELLNEMNKRGVPPTSCTYDILVSGWAKLRNGTEVRKLLKDMKDKGFSPSKGTLSSICRAFSKPGMTWEARRLLKKLYKV, via the coding sequence ATGGGCTTGACGGGCACGAAGCGGAAACTTCCTTTCGGCCCCACTCCAGCACTCACAGTCACGCCGGCAGTGGaggctcccctcccctcccctcccatgGCGGCACCGCCCCAACCCCTCCAGGCCTCATTCCTCTGCTCGCTCGCGCTCGCGCTCCTCCGCGCCGGCCGCCTCTCCGCGGCCTCCCACGTCGCATCCACCCTCCCGGCCGCATCCcctcccgcggccctcctccgccgcctcatccCGGCCCTCGCCTCCTCgggcctcgccgccgccgccgtccgctTCCGCCCCGTCCCCGGCGACCCGCTCTCCCTCAACTCCATCCTCCTCTCCCACTGCGCCCTCCGCTCGCTCCGCCCCGCGCTGGCCCTCCTCCGCGCCTCCGAGTCCGCGGACACCGTCAGCTACAACGTCGTCATCTCGGGCCTCACCGAGCAGGGCCGCCACGGGGGCCTCGCCCCGGCCCTGCTCGCCGAGATGTGCAAGCGCGGCGTCCCGTTCGACGCCGTCACGGTCAACACGGCGCTTGTGGCGCTCTGCAGGGATGGTCAGGTGGAGGGAGCGGCGGCGTTGGCTGAGATGATGGTGAGAGGCCGGGAAATCCACAGGTTGGATGTGGTGGGCTGGAATGCTCTCCTTGATGGGTACTGTAAGTCGGGAGACATGGAGGCGGCGCTGACGGCGGCCCAGAGGATGAGGACACAGGGGGTGGGAGTTGATGTGGTGGGGTACAATACCTTGGTTGCCGGGCTCTGCCGGGCCGGCGAGGCTGATGCTGCACGGGGCATGCTGGAGACGATGAAGGGGGATGGCGTGGAGCCGAACGTGGTGACATACACGACGTTCATCGCTGAGTGTTGTAGGACGAATGCAGTTGATGATGCCTTCAGTCTGTATGAAGAAATGGTGAGGATGGGTGTCCTGCCGGATGTGGTCACACTCAGTGCTCTTGTTGATGGGCTTTGCAGGGCTGGACGGTTCTCAGAAGCGTATGCACTTTTCAGGGAGATGGAGAAGATTGGGGCTGCGCCGAACCATGTCACCTATTGCACACTGATTGATTCACTGTGGAAGGCGCGGAGGGGCAGTGAGTCGCACGGTctattgggggaggtggtctccaGAGGCGTGGTCATGGATTTGGTCATGTATACATCTTTAATGGACTGGTTGGGCAAGCAAGGGAAGATCGATGAAGTGAAGGACATGTTTCATTGTGCCCTGTCGGACAATCATACTCCCAATGGTGTTACTTATACCGTACTAATCGATGCACTCTGCAGAGCTGGTAATGTTGATGGGGCAGAGCAGATGTTGTTGGAAATGGAGGATAAATCTGTTCATCCAAATGTAGTTACGTTCTCATCAATCATCAATGGTCTTACTAAACAAGGATTGCTTGGCAAGGCGGCTGATTACATGAGGAAGATGAAGGAAAGGGGCATTGATCCAAATGTTGTGACCTATGGAACAGTTATGGATGGCTTCTTCAAGTGCCAGGAGCAAGAATCAGCTCTTGACTTGTACCATGAAATGCTGTGTGAGGGTGTGGAAGTTAATAAATTTATTGTTGATTTGCTGGTGAATGGTCTGAGGAAAAATGGGAAAATGGAGGAAGCTGAAGCATTGTTTAGAGATATGAATAAGCGTGGTATGCTGCTAGATCATGTGAACTATACCACTTTGATAGACGGGCTCTTTAAAATGGGTAACATGCCGGCTGCTTTCAAAGTTGGTCAGGAGTTGACGGAGAGAAACTTGTCGCCTGATGCTGTTGTCTATAATGTGTTTGTCAATTGCCTTTGTATGCTTGGGAAATCTAAGGAAGCAGAATCAATTTTGAAAGAGATGCAAACTACAGGTTTAAAACCTGACCAAGTCACATATAATACTATGATCACTGCACAGTGCAGGGAAGGGAAGACTGCCAAAGCTCTAAAACTCCTGCATGAAATGAAGAGGAGTTCCATAAAGCCAAACCTCATCACATACAGtacacttattgcgggtctttttGAGGTTGGGTCTGTCGAGAAGGCGAAGTTTTTGTTAAATGAGATGGCTTCTTCTGGATTCTCTCCGACCTCTCTGACTCATCGAAAGGTGCTGCAAGCATGCTCTCAAAGCGGGAGACCAAACATGATTTTGGAAATTCATGAATGGATGGTGAATGCTGGGCTTTCTGCTGATATCACTGTCTATAATACACTTCTGCGTGTTTTGTGTTATCATGGAATGACAAGGAAAGCTACAGTTGTCTTGCAAGAGATGTCGGGAAGAGGAATTGCCCCAGACACCATCACATTCAATGCTCTAATTCTTGGTCATTTCAAGAGCACCCATGTAGACAATGCCTTTGCTACTTACGATGAGATGCTTCGCCATGGGGTCTCACCGAACATAGCTACATTCAACACGCTCTTGGGTGGGCTTGAGTCAGCTGGAAGAATTGGAGAAGCAGATAAGGTGCTGAATGAGATGAAGAGAAGGGGCATTGAGCCCAGCAATCTGACTTATGACATACTGGTCACAGGACATGGAAAACAAAGCAACAAAGTTGAAGCAATGCGGTTGTATTGTGAAATGGTGGCTAAAGGCTTTCTTCCAAAAGTAAGCACATACAATGCACTCATAGGTGATTTTGTTAAAGTTGGAATGATGAGTCAAGCTAAAGAGTTGCTCAATGAAATGAACAAGAGGGGTGTTCCACCCACATCCTGCACTTACGATATTCTTGTGAGTGGATGGGCAAAGCTTAGAAATGGAACAGAGGTGAGAAAATTGCTCAAAGATATGAAGGATAAAGGATTTAGTCCATCAAAAGGCACTCTTAGTTCTATATGCAGAGCATTTTCAAAACCAGGAATGACCTGGGAAGCTCGGCGTTTACTTAAAAAGCTGTATAAGGTTTAG